Proteins encoded in a region of the Haloarchaeobius salinus genome:
- a CDS encoding succinylglutamate desuccinylase/aspartoacylase domain-containing protein, with protein MRVHTLGDGEPALVVVVGQHGDEPCGERAMERLLADEDLELTGAVTFVVGNERAAELEQRFVDEDLNRAYPGDPEAASHEARLASELLETVDDLVVLDLHSTVSTDEPFALYQRLTPRSRELLESTGLDRAVDIRTEPGGLTQYVDGVAIECGFKGSEAAVDNAERVVRNVLAAYDVVVGEAAISDPTVFEVTERVDGAGYEFLGENFVVVPAGEPFARRGEETRTRDEPFYPVLMSTDGYDESVGFAAQLLGPLSTVPDDE; from the coding sequence ATGCGGGTACACACACTCGGGGACGGCGAGCCGGCACTCGTCGTCGTCGTCGGACAGCACGGCGACGAACCCTGCGGCGAGCGTGCCATGGAGCGCCTCCTGGCCGACGAGGACCTCGAACTCACCGGCGCGGTCACGTTCGTCGTGGGGAACGAGCGCGCCGCCGAGCTCGAGCAGCGGTTCGTCGACGAGGACCTCAACCGCGCCTATCCCGGCGATCCCGAGGCGGCGTCGCACGAGGCCCGACTCGCCAGCGAGCTCCTCGAGACCGTCGACGACCTGGTAGTGCTCGACCTCCACTCGACGGTCTCGACGGACGAGCCGTTCGCGCTCTACCAGCGACTCACGCCGCGGTCGCGCGAACTCCTCGAATCCACCGGCCTCGACCGCGCCGTCGACATCCGCACCGAGCCGGGCGGCCTGACCCAGTACGTCGACGGCGTGGCCATCGAGTGCGGCTTCAAGGGCAGCGAGGCCGCAGTCGACAACGCCGAACGGGTCGTCAGGAACGTGCTCGCGGCCTACGACGTCGTCGTGGGCGAGGCCGCTATCAGCGACCCGACCGTCTTCGAGGTGACCGAGCGGGTCGACGGCGCGGGCTACGAGTTCCTCGGCGAGAACTTCGTCGTGGTTCCCGCGGGCGAGCCGTTCGCCCGCCGGGGTGAGGAGACACGGACCCGCGACGAGCCGTTCTACCCGGTGCTGATGTCGACCGACGGCTACGACGAGAGCGTCGGCTTCGCCGCCCAGCTTCTGGGCCCGCTCTCGACGGTCCCCGACGACGAGTAG
- a CDS encoding ABC transporter permease, translating into MRLLATGTRALLKREILRYVRRPSNTFLPPFINNVLYFAVFGVILGSRIGSYGDGIPYIAFVLPGLVVLGAVSNGFENASFSIFHGRWNEYIHEVLTSPLSYRQLSFAYVAASALRGVLVGVIISVIGVVFTFAHPGYDVVGVAHPVYLGVSLVSVSALFACFGIVGGLWARDFDYLTVLNQFLIRPLVFFGGVFYPLSALDGLWYTVSLANPMVHMVDAVRYGFLGYAERDPALSLGILLVATAVVFAVDVTLVARGYGLTE; encoded by the coding sequence ATGAGACTGCTCGCGACCGGTACCCGCGCGCTGCTGAAGCGCGAGATACTGCGGTACGTGCGCCGTCCCAGCAACACGTTCCTCCCGCCGTTCATCAACAACGTGCTCTACTTCGCGGTGTTCGGGGTCATCCTCGGCAGCCGCATCGGCAGCTACGGCGACGGCATCCCCTACATCGCGTTCGTCCTGCCCGGCCTCGTCGTCCTCGGCGCGGTGTCGAACGGCTTCGAGAACGCCTCCTTCTCCATCTTCCACGGGCGCTGGAACGAGTACATCCACGAGGTGCTCACGTCGCCGCTGTCGTACCGCCAGCTCTCCTTCGCCTACGTCGCCGCCAGCGCGCTCCGGGGCGTGCTCGTCGGCGTCATCATCTCGGTCATCGGCGTGGTGTTCACGTTCGCCCATCCGGGCTACGACGTCGTCGGCGTCGCCCACCCGGTCTACCTCGGCGTCTCGCTGGTCTCGGTCTCCGCGCTGTTCGCCTGCTTCGGCATCGTCGGCGGGCTCTGGGCGCGCGACTTCGACTACCTCACCGTCCTCAACCAGTTCCTCATCCGTCCGCTGGTGTTCTTCGGCGGCGTCTTCTACCCGCTGTCGGCGCTCGACGGTCTCTGGTACACCGTCTCGCTCGCGAATCCGATGGTCCACATGGTCGACGCGGTGCGCTACGGCTTCCTCGGCTACGCCGAACGCGACCCCGCGCTCTCGCTCGGCATCCTGCTCGTGGCGACCGCGGTCGTCTTCGCCGTCGACGTGACGCTCGTCGCACGGGGCTACGGGCTGACCGAGTAG
- a CDS encoding ABC transporter substrate-binding protein, with translation MPENGTDRRGFLKYAGGAAVTASLAGCLGGGDGGDGTDTPADTEAEETEDGGGGEETDTGDGGEELPDFPVTITQGNMPSGLDPHDHRETPTDVVMLHAYEGLITRDAAGAAQPALATDWSRVDGEDAAEFQTRSDVTFHNGDTFVAGDAAYSINRIVDPDTGFASPQSDQLAGVSGASAPDDSTVRVTLDGLNPIVFSEFATYCDIMQQSWVEERSKSEIGQQMNGTGAFQLDSYTQDEQVVMTRYEEYWDDPAEVSELTFTAASESSTRVNQLLQGETDIIVNVPPQEVNRVNNSDAGSVSAAPSTRILYNGMRYDVEPFSSQEFRQALNYAIDLESIVSNVLGGFGAQTGQPTLPEFVGHNPDVDPYPYDPDEAERLIDESGHAGVEIELNTPVGRYLKDLEIAQAVAGYIDELPNVSASVNQRDFGSLTDELLTGNIEDKPPWFLIGWGEATFEGALVMTALLSTDGALSTWSNEEFDSLLETAGNSTGDERVSALQEANALANEQAPWIFLNQQFSVYGVSNRVSWEPRSDERIDAYAMSQA, from the coding sequence ATGCCAGAGAATGGTACTGACCGACGTGGCTTTCTGAAGTACGCAGGCGGAGCAGCGGTCACAGCATCCCTCGCAGGCTGTCTCGGCGGCGGAGACGGCGGTGACGGGACCGACACTCCGGCAGACACCGAGGCGGAGGAGACGGAAGATGGTGGGGGTGGCGAAGAGACCGACACCGGTGACGGTGGGGAGGAGCTACCGGACTTCCCGGTCACCATCACGCAGGGCAACATGCCCTCCGGGCTCGACCCCCACGACCACCGCGAGACGCCGACCGACGTGGTGATGCTCCACGCCTACGAGGGGCTCATCACCCGCGACGCGGCCGGTGCGGCACAGCCCGCGCTCGCGACCGACTGGTCGCGCGTCGACGGCGAGGACGCGGCGGAGTTCCAGACGCGGAGCGACGTGACGTTCCACAACGGCGATACGTTCGTCGCGGGCGACGCCGCCTACAGCATCAACCGCATCGTCGACCCCGACACCGGGTTCGCGAGCCCACAGAGCGACCAGCTCGCCGGCGTCTCCGGCGCGAGCGCGCCCGACGATTCGACGGTGCGGGTGACGCTCGACGGGCTCAACCCCATCGTGTTCTCCGAGTTCGCGACCTACTGCGACATCATGCAGCAGTCGTGGGTCGAGGAGCGCTCGAAGTCCGAGATCGGCCAGCAGATGAACGGCACCGGCGCGTTCCAGCTCGACAGCTACACGCAGGACGAGCAGGTCGTCATGACCCGGTACGAGGAGTACTGGGACGACCCGGCCGAGGTGTCCGAGCTCACGTTCACCGCGGCGAGCGAGTCGAGCACCCGCGTCAACCAGCTGCTCCAGGGCGAGACCGACATCATCGTCAACGTCCCGCCGCAGGAGGTCAACCGCGTCAACAACAGCGACGCCGGAAGCGTGTCCGCCGCGCCGAGTACGCGCATCCTCTACAACGGGATGCGCTACGACGTCGAGCCGTTCTCCTCGCAGGAGTTCCGGCAGGCACTGAACTACGCCATCGACCTGGAGAGCATCGTCTCGAACGTGCTCGGCGGGTTCGGTGCCCAGACCGGCCAGCCCACGCTGCCCGAGTTCGTCGGCCACAACCCGGACGTGGACCCGTACCCGTACGACCCCGACGAGGCCGAGCGGCTCATCGACGAGTCCGGCCACGCGGGCGTCGAGATCGAGCTCAACACGCCCGTCGGGCGCTACCTGAAGGACCTCGAGATCGCCCAGGCGGTCGCGGGCTACATCGACGAGCTGCCGAACGTCTCCGCGTCGGTCAACCAGCGGGACTTCGGCTCGCTCACCGACGAGCTGCTGACCGGCAACATCGAGGACAAGCCCCCGTGGTTCCTCATCGGCTGGGGTGAGGCCACCTTCGAGGGCGCGCTGGTCATGACCGCGCTGCTCTCGACCGACGGCGCGCTGTCGACCTGGAGCAACGAGGAGTTCGACTCGCTGCTCGAGACCGCCGGCAACAGCACCGGCGACGAGCGTGTCTCGGCGCTCCAGGAGGCGAACGCACTCGCCAACGAGCAGGCACCGTGGATCTTCCTCAACCAGCAGTTCAGCGTCTACGGCGTCAGCAACCGCGTCTCGTGGGAGCCCCGCTCGGACGAGCGCATCGACGCGTACGCGATGAGCCAGGCGTAA
- the tgtA gene encoding tRNA guanosine(15) transglycosylase TgtA, with amino-acid sequence MREQFEVRDSDAGGRIGELTVPRAGVTVETPALMPVVNPNIVTIEPARMADEFGAEIVITNSYIIKTTDGLEADAREQGLHDLLDFDGAIVTDSGSFQLAEYGEIDTNTEEILQFQHEIGSDIGTPVDIPTPPDVSHERAESELRTTQERLELAETIDVGDMLVNAPVQGSTHLDLREEAGAHAAETDLDVFPVGAVVPLLNDYRYDDMVDVVAASKRGLSRDCPVHLFGAGHPMMFALAVAMGCDLFDSAAYALYARDGRYLTVDGTEHVEELDYMPCSCPVCVAETPESLRGMDDSDREEALAAHNLHVTFAEMRTIKQAIRDGDLVELVERRARAHPAMLDGYRALTDHAAQLEETDPASKGSFFYLSNESAKRPEVVRHHERLDRLSPSGDVFLTEGDHSSEFDESWPVVPPFGPFPKALRNTYPLTAETPSRLDRDAYEAAARGVARLAEGNPEVSFTLAHEDWPESALALVPESVTVESLWHGDR; translated from the coding sequence ATGAGAGAGCAGTTCGAGGTCCGCGACAGCGACGCCGGTGGTCGCATCGGGGAGCTGACCGTCCCCCGTGCCGGCGTCACCGTCGAGACCCCCGCGCTGATGCCGGTCGTCAACCCGAACATCGTCACCATCGAGCCCGCGCGGATGGCCGACGAGTTCGGCGCGGAGATCGTCATCACGAACTCCTACATCATCAAGACGACCGACGGGCTGGAGGCCGACGCCCGCGAGCAGGGCCTGCACGACCTGCTCGACTTCGACGGCGCAATCGTCACCGACTCCGGCAGCTTCCAGCTCGCCGAGTACGGAGAGATCGACACGAACACCGAGGAGATCCTCCAGTTCCAGCACGAGATCGGCAGCGACATCGGCACCCCGGTCGACATCCCCACCCCACCGGACGTCTCCCACGAGCGCGCCGAGTCCGAGCTCCGCACGACCCAGGAACGGCTCGAGCTCGCCGAGACCATCGACGTCGGCGACATGCTCGTCAACGCACCGGTGCAGGGCTCGACCCACCTCGACCTCCGCGAGGAGGCCGGCGCACACGCCGCCGAGACGGACCTCGACGTGTTCCCCGTCGGTGCGGTCGTCCCGCTGCTGAACGACTACCGCTACGACGACATGGTCGACGTGGTCGCCGCGTCGAAGCGCGGGCTCTCGCGCGACTGCCCGGTCCACCTGTTCGGTGCGGGCCACCCGATGATGTTCGCGCTCGCCGTCGCCATGGGCTGTGACCTGTTCGACTCGGCGGCGTACGCGCTGTACGCCCGGGACGGTCGCTACCTCACGGTCGACGGCACGGAACACGTCGAGGAGCTCGACTACATGCCCTGCTCGTGTCCGGTCTGTGTCGCGGAGACGCCGGAATCGCTCCGCGGGATGGACGACAGCGACCGCGAGGAGGCACTCGCCGCACACAACCTCCACGTCACCTTCGCGGAGATGCGCACCATCAAGCAGGCCATCCGCGACGGCGACCTCGTGGAGCTCGTCGAGCGGCGCGCCCGCGCCCACCCGGCGATGCTCGACGGCTACCGCGCGCTCACCGACCACGCCGCCCAGCTGGAGGAGACCGACCCCGCCTCGAAGGGCTCGTTCTTCTACCTCTCCAACGAGAGCGCGAAACGTCCGGAGGTCGTCCGGCACCACGAGCGGCTGGACCGGCTCTCGCCGTCGGGCGACGTGTTCCTGACCGAGGGCGACCACTCGTCGGAGTTCGACGAGTCGTGGCCGGTCGTCCCGCCCTTCGGCCCGTTCCCGAAGGCGCTGCGGAACACGTACCCGCTGACGGCGGAGACCCCGAGTCGACTGGACCGCGACGCCTACGAGGCCGCCGCCCGCGGCGTGGCCCGGCTCGCCGAGGGGAACCCCGAGGTCTCGTTCACACTCGCTCACGAGGACTGGCCGGAGAGCGCACTCGCGCTGGTTCCGGAGTCGGTCACAGTCGAGAGCCTCTGGCACGGCGACCGCTGA
- a CDS encoding ABC transporter ATP-binding protein translates to MTAAIEVRDLRKSYGEVQALDGLSLRVEEGEFFGLLGPNGAGKTTFINVLVGLVRKSDGHAEVFGHDVVDEYREARNAIGLAPQEFNVDRFFPIEEVLVHKAGYHGVPEDEALDRAHEALKRVGIYDKREERFDWLSGGMKRRLLLARALVTDPELLILDEPTAGVDVQLRHDLWEVVRELNENGTTVLLTTHYIEEAERLCDRVAVVDDGRKVEVATPDELMDRGTDTVTVTLRDAPGGTPPLGDTLDRVESVELDGDRLVVRARNGGAVTPDLLNELEAMGHVVVDLDISRTSLEEIFVDMTGEGR, encoded by the coding sequence ATGACTGCTGCCATCGAAGTCAGGGACCTCAGAAAGTCCTACGGCGAGGTCCAGGCGCTCGACGGGCTCTCGCTCCGGGTTGAGGAGGGCGAGTTCTTCGGGCTGCTCGGCCCCAACGGCGCGGGCAAGACGACGTTCATCAACGTGCTCGTCGGGCTGGTCCGCAAGTCCGACGGTCACGCCGAGGTGTTCGGCCACGACGTCGTCGACGAGTACCGCGAGGCCAGAAACGCCATCGGGCTCGCACCACAGGAGTTCAACGTCGACCGCTTCTTCCCCATCGAGGAGGTGCTCGTCCACAAGGCCGGCTACCACGGCGTCCCCGAGGACGAGGCGCTGGACCGGGCGCACGAGGCGCTGAAGCGCGTCGGCATCTACGACAAGCGCGAGGAGCGCTTCGACTGGCTCTCCGGCGGGATGAAGCGCCGCCTGCTGCTCGCTCGCGCGCTCGTCACCGACCCGGAGCTGCTCATCCTCGACGAGCCGACGGCGGGCGTCGACGTCCAGCTCCGCCACGACCTCTGGGAGGTCGTCCGGGAACTGAACGAGAACGGGACGACGGTGCTGTTGACCACGCACTACATCGAGGAGGCCGAACGCCTCTGCGACCGCGTCGCCGTCGTCGACGACGGCCGGAAGGTCGAGGTGGCGACGCCGGACGAGCTGATGGACCGCGGGACCGACACCGTCACCGTGACACTGCGGGACGCGCCCGGGGGGACACCGCCCCTGGGGGACACGCTCGACCGCGTCGAGTCGGTCGAACTGGACGGCGACCGGCTGGTCGTCCGCGCCCGCAACGGCGGCGCGGTGACGCCGGACCTGCTGAACGAACTGGAGGCGATGGGCCACGTCGTCGTCGACCTGGACATCTCGCGCACCAGCCTGGAGGAGATCTTCGTCGACATGACGGGTGAGGGCAGATGA
- a CDS encoding pyridoxamine 5'-phosphate oxidase family protein, producing MTLEDLAAYGVEHMDDDAVRSFLTTQGTGVLGLPTDGAPALLPLSFGYDGDETLYFTFVVGSGSEKRELSERAEAASFLVYRADTPFTWQSVRLTGRIEPVPDGERNTARDALENAWRPDLFERAMAEVEVALYRFVVADWSGIKQTGLPPGFEE from the coding sequence ATGACCCTCGAAGACCTCGCGGCGTACGGCGTCGAGCACATGGACGACGACGCGGTCCGTTCGTTCCTGACCACCCAGGGGACGGGGGTGCTCGGACTGCCGACCGACGGCGCGCCCGCGCTCCTGCCGCTGTCGTTCGGCTACGACGGCGACGAGACGCTGTACTTCACCTTCGTCGTCGGTTCCGGCAGCGAGAAACGGGAGCTGAGCGAGCGCGCCGAGGCGGCCTCGTTCCTCGTCTACCGCGCTGACACCCCGTTCACCTGGCAGAGCGTCCGGCTCACCGGGCGCATCGAGCCGGTGCCCGACGGCGAGCGCAATACCGCCCGCGACGCGCTGGAGAACGCCTGGCGGCCCGACCTGTTCGAGCGGGCGATGGCCGAGGTCGAGGTCGCGCTCTACCGGTTCGTCGTCGCGGACTGGTCCGGCATCAAGCAGACCGGCCTGCCGCCGGGGTTCGAGGAGTAG
- a CDS encoding NUDIX hydrolase, whose translation MTDDAELAWTVDSSHVAYECPGFDVVHDEVTLPDGTRTDYDYVAEPPAVVVLPFTPDGDVVVIDEWRQAVGRVNHGLPAGSVEPGDDDLAVAARRELREETGYEAGGVERLTTVEPSNGIGNSVHHHFVARDCEPSADQELDHDESIRVDTRPYGDLLAAARDGDLRDGRAVTALCYHELFG comes from the coding sequence ATGACAGACGACGCAGAACTGGCGTGGACCGTCGACTCCTCCCACGTCGCCTACGAGTGCCCCGGCTTCGACGTCGTCCACGACGAGGTCACGCTGCCCGACGGCACCCGCACCGACTACGACTACGTGGCCGAGCCGCCGGCGGTGGTCGTCCTCCCGTTCACCCCCGACGGCGACGTGGTCGTCATCGACGAATGGCGGCAGGCGGTCGGCCGCGTCAACCACGGCCTCCCCGCCGGCAGCGTCGAACCTGGCGACGACGACCTCGCGGTCGCCGCCCGGCGCGAACTCCGCGAGGAGACCGGCTACGAGGCAGGGGGCGTCGAGCGTCTCACCACGGTCGAGCCCTCCAACGGCATCGGCAACTCCGTCCACCACCACTTCGTGGCCCGCGACTGCGAGCCCTCGGCCGACCAGGAGCTCGACCACGACGAGAGCATCCGCGTCGACACCCGCCCCTACGGTGACCTGCTCGCCGCCGCCCGCGACGGCGACCTCCGCGACGGCCGGGCCGTCACCGCGCTCTGCTACCACGAACTGTTCGGCTGA
- a CDS encoding alpha/beta fold hydrolase, with protein MSDVEHDQTIVNDVRLHYVEAGDPADETVVLLHGFPEYWYTWHRQLPAIADAGYHVVAPDMRGYNTSEKPYGKDAYTLGRLSRDVDGLVRKFGETAHVVGHDWGGVVAWDVGARHPEVVESLTVLNAPHLGAFQRELLRNPGQLRRSWYALWFQVPWLPERLFSAASGRIFPELFAEGTNSEDACSPEDVHRFEYAFTLPGTPISAINYYRALFRTLGLSMLPFVGGDGPPLAVDVPTQLLWGMDDDALSPALTEGLGEWVSDLRVVRYPDASHWLHLDEPDAVTDAMLEFFDEH; from the coding sequence ATGTCGGACGTCGAGCACGACCAGACCATCGTCAACGACGTGCGCCTCCACTACGTCGAAGCCGGCGACCCTGCCGACGAGACGGTGGTCCTCCTCCACGGCTTCCCCGAGTACTGGTACACCTGGCACCGGCAGCTCCCCGCCATCGCCGACGCCGGCTACCACGTCGTCGCACCGGACATGCGCGGCTACAACACCTCCGAGAAACCGTACGGGAAGGACGCCTACACGCTCGGTCGGCTCTCGCGAGACGTCGACGGACTCGTCCGGAAGTTCGGCGAGACCGCCCACGTCGTCGGGCACGACTGGGGCGGTGTCGTCGCCTGGGACGTCGGCGCGCGCCACCCCGAGGTCGTCGAGTCGCTCACCGTGCTGAACGCACCCCACCTCGGTGCCTTCCAGCGCGAGCTCCTCCGGAACCCGGGGCAGCTCCGTCGCTCGTGGTACGCCCTCTGGTTCCAGGTGCCGTGGCTCCCCGAACGGCTGTTCTCTGCCGCGAGCGGCCGTATATTCCCCGAGCTGTTCGCCGAGGGCACCAACAGCGAGGACGCCTGCTCCCCCGAGGACGTCCACCGGTTCGAGTACGCGTTCACGCTCCCCGGCACCCCCATCTCCGCCATCAACTACTACCGGGCGCTGTTCCGCACGCTCGGCCTCTCGATGCTCCCGTTCGTCGGCGGCGACGGCCCGCCGCTCGCCGTCGACGTGCCGACGCAGCTCCTCTGGGGGATGGACGACGACGCACTCTCGCCCGCGCTCACCGAGGGCCTCGGCGAGTGGGTGTCCGATCTCCGGGTCGTCCGGTACCCCGACGCGAGCCACTGGCTCCACCTCGACGAACCAGACGCGGTGACCGACGCCATGCTCGAGTTCTTCGACGAGCACTGA
- the arcS gene encoding archaeosine synthase subunit alpha — MTDYFEVLERDGAARLAELRLADPVTTPALVDDYVDDAGSLWTGERELPDGDESRLTVLPHRGLPAGTADEVADSFAVDYPDVDYPNAAVVSAETAADHGADAYIVSDAGGSLGHGAGMKELVLAVRDAIPDDTGLYLSGVATPRNVAVLAYAGVDLFDAHRAYVRGTEGRYLTTDDAYFLEDLDELPCPCSACAKPREEFDHEDCAEHNVNALETELRRVRRRIRDGRLRDYIEGQARQDQWLTALFRELDQQYGYLEARTPVYRGADLDAATEDTLRRVEIQRFAERVTTRYRSRFDDHPLVLVPCSAAKPYSESQSHRQYMDAIGFRGHIVSMTSPIGVVPQELETTYPAQHYDAVVTGRWSADEVEFVSEVLRRYLARSDYPRVIAHVPEEYRPIVERVEDDVDVPVEYTVADHPTTSESLGNLRDALDGELAYSKREREHNTVRALADVQLGDGAGDDLFEEFRTTSRYPKLQVRDDDGTQLAAQVPRYGTLSFTLEGARRWDASDAPTKRVEIDGFVPHGSVLAPGVVDADEEIRVGDEVVIEGPAAYAVGRAQMHGAAMIESTRGEAASVRHVAEK; from the coding sequence ATGACCGACTACTTCGAGGTCCTCGAGCGCGACGGCGCGGCCCGGCTGGCCGAGCTCCGGCTGGCCGACCCCGTGACCACGCCGGCGCTCGTGGACGACTACGTCGACGACGCCGGGAGCCTCTGGACGGGCGAGCGCGAGCTCCCCGATGGCGACGAGTCCCGGCTGACCGTCCTCCCGCACCGGGGGCTCCCGGCGGGCACCGCCGACGAGGTCGCCGACTCTTTCGCCGTCGACTATCCGGACGTCGACTACCCGAACGCCGCGGTCGTCTCCGCCGAGACGGCCGCCGACCACGGCGCTGACGCGTACATCGTCTCCGATGCCGGCGGCTCGCTCGGCCACGGCGCGGGGATGAAAGAGCTCGTGCTGGCTGTCCGCGATGCCATCCCGGACGACACCGGACTCTACCTCTCCGGCGTCGCCACGCCGCGGAACGTCGCCGTCCTCGCGTACGCCGGCGTCGACCTGTTCGACGCCCACCGGGCGTACGTCCGCGGCACCGAGGGACGCTACCTGACGACCGACGACGCGTACTTCCTCGAGGACCTCGACGAACTCCCCTGTCCCTGCTCGGCCTGCGCGAAACCGCGCGAGGAGTTCGACCACGAGGACTGCGCCGAGCACAACGTCAACGCACTCGAAACCGAGTTGCGGCGGGTCCGGCGGCGCATCCGCGACGGCCGCCTGCGCGACTACATCGAGGGACAGGCCCGGCAGGACCAGTGGCTCACCGCGCTCTTCCGGGAGCTGGACCAGCAGTACGGCTACCTGGAGGCGCGGACGCCCGTCTACCGCGGCGCGGACCTCGACGCGGCGACGGAGGACACCCTCCGCCGGGTCGAGATCCAGCGCTTCGCCGAGCGCGTGACGACCCGGTACCGGAGCCGGTTCGACGACCACCCGCTCGTGCTCGTGCCGTGCTCGGCGGCGAAGCCGTACAGCGAGTCACAGAGCCACCGGCAGTACATGGACGCCATCGGGTTCCGGGGCCACATCGTCTCGATGACCTCGCCCATCGGCGTCGTGCCCCAGGAGCTGGAGACGACGTACCCGGCCCAGCACTACGACGCCGTGGTGACGGGTCGCTGGAGTGCCGACGAGGTCGAGTTCGTGAGCGAGGTACTCCGCCGGTATCTCGCCCGGAGCGACTATCCCCGCGTCATCGCCCACGTTCCCGAGGAGTATCGCCCCATCGTCGAGCGCGTCGAGGACGACGTCGACGTCCCCGTCGAGTACACCGTCGCGGATCACCCGACCACGAGCGAGAGCCTGGGGAACCTGCGCGACGCGCTCGACGGCGAACTCGCCTACAGCAAACGTGAACGGGAGCACAACACGGTACGGGCGCTCGCGGACGTCCAGCTCGGCGACGGCGCGGGTGACGACCTGTTCGAGGAGTTCCGAACGACGAGCCGATACCCGAAGCTGCAGGTCCGGGACGACGACGGCACCCAGCTCGCGGCGCAGGTCCCCCGCTACGGCACGCTGTCCTTCACCCTCGAGGGGGCCCGCCGCTGGGACGCGAGCGACGCGCCGACGAAGCGCGTCGAGATCGACGGCTTCGTCCCGCATGGGAGCGTCCTCGCGCCGGGCGTCGTCGACGCAGACGAGGAGATCCGCGTCGGCGACGAGGTCGTCATCGAGGGCCCGGCAGCGTACGCCGTCGGCCGGGCGCAGATGCACGGCGCGGCGATGATCGAGAGCACGCGCGGCGAGGCGGCCTCGGTCCGTCACGTCGCGGAGAAGTAG
- a CDS encoding ABC transporter permease: MSLARFLIKRLLQGVFVVWGVVTIVFGLRVIAPGDPANVLLPPDVAPEVREQVIADLGLDEPLYVQYWDFITGIAAGVPEGLFNILTGEPAGPMGLGTSLTTGTSVASRVGRSLPATLELAIAATIVAVVIAIPLGVISATRRHQPADYGATLFSLAGISTPNFWLGVMLIIVLSVQLNLFPTSQRAIGIPGVFDLLVSGQIVAAAEGLRTWLWYITLPAITLGTYFTALITRLTRSGMLDELGKTYVRASRAKGLPETLVRYKHVLRNTLIPIITVVGLQLGTLIGGAVITEFVFDWPGLGQVLINSINSRDWPMVQGSLIVIAVGFVVVNIVVDTLYTLVNPRVGFD, from the coding sequence ATGTCCCTCGCTCGGTTTTTGATAAAGCGACTACTGCAGGGCGTGTTCGTCGTCTGGGGAGTCGTGACCATCGTGTTCGGGCTGCGCGTCATCGCGCCCGGCGACCCGGCGAACGTCCTGTTGCCACCCGACGTCGCCCCGGAGGTGAGAGAGCAGGTCATCGCGGACCTCGGGCTGGACGAGCCGCTGTACGTCCAGTACTGGGATTTCATCACCGGTATCGCCGCCGGTGTGCCCGAGGGGCTGTTCAACATCCTGACCGGGGAGCCGGCCGGTCCCATGGGGCTCGGCACGTCGCTGACGACGGGTACGTCCGTCGCGTCCCGAGTGGGCCGCAGCCTCCCGGCGACGCTCGAACTGGCCATCGCGGCGACCATCGTCGCCGTCGTCATCGCCATCCCGCTCGGCGTCATCAGCGCGACGCGACGCCATCAGCCGGCGGACTACGGCGCGACGCTGTTCTCGCTGGCGGGCATCAGCACGCCGAACTTCTGGCTCGGCGTGATGCTCATCATCGTCCTGTCGGTGCAGCTGAACCTGTTCCCGACGAGCCAGCGCGCCATCGGCATCCCCGGCGTCTTCGACCTGCTCGTCTCCGGGCAGATCGTGGCTGCCGCCGAGGGCCTCCGCACGTGGCTGTGGTACATCACGCTCCCGGCGATCACGCTCGGGACGTACTTCACGGCGCTCATCACGCGACTGACCCGGAGCGGGATGCTCGACGAGCTCGGCAAGACGTACGTCCGAGCCTCGCGGGCGAAGGGGCTGCCGGAAACGCTCGTGCGCTACAAGCACGTGCTCCGGAACACGCTCATCCCCATCATCACGGTCGTCGGCCTGCAGCTCGGGACGCTCATCGGTGGCGCGGTCATCACCGAGTTCGTCTTCGACTGGCCGGGACTGGGACAGGTGCTCATCAACAGCATCAACTCCCGTGACTGGCCGATGGTGCAGGGCTCGCTCATCGTCATCGCCGTCGGCTTCGTCGTCGTGAACATCGTCGTCGACACGCTGTACACGCTCGTGAACCCGCGGGTGGGATTCGACTGA